From a region of the Xanthomonas rydalmerensis genome:
- a CDS encoding type 1 glutamine amidotransferase domain-containing protein, which translates to MKILMVLTSHDRLGDTGKKTGFWLEEFAAPYYTFKDAGAEITLASPKGGQPPLDPKSDAPDAQTEATRRFKDDPAAQQQLASTQPLASVRMDDYDALFYPGGHGPLWDLAEDRDSIALIEAFARADKPIGFVCHAPGVLRRVTAADGTPLVKGRRVTGFTNGEEAAVGLTDVVPFLVEDELQRLGGQYSKVADWGVHVVEDGRLVTGQNPASSEAAAEALLGMLRGK; encoded by the coding sequence ATGAAGATCCTGATGGTGCTGACGTCGCACGACCGGCTGGGCGATACCGGCAAAAAGACCGGCTTCTGGCTGGAAGAATTCGCCGCGCCGTACTACACGTTCAAGGATGCCGGCGCCGAGATCACGCTGGCCTCGCCCAAGGGCGGGCAGCCGCCGCTGGACCCGAAGAGTGATGCGCCGGACGCGCAGACCGAAGCCACCCGCCGCTTCAAGGACGACCCGGCGGCGCAGCAGCAATTGGCCAGCACCCAGCCGCTAGCGTCGGTGCGCATGGACGATTACGACGCGCTGTTCTATCCGGGCGGCCACGGCCCGTTGTGGGACCTAGCCGAAGACCGCGACTCCATCGCTTTGATCGAAGCGTTCGCGCGCGCCGACAAACCCATCGGCTTCGTCTGCCATGCGCCGGGCGTGCTGCGCCGGGTGACCGCGGCCGATGGCACGCCGCTGGTGAAGGGCCGCCGCGTCACCGGCTTCACCAACGGCGAGGAAGCCGCGGTGGGCCTGACCGATGTGGTGCCGTTCCTGGTCGAGGACGAACTGCAGCGCCTGGGCGGGCAGTACAGCAAGGTCGCCGACTGGGGCGTGCATGTGGTCGAGGACGGCCGCCTGGTCACCGGGCAGAATCCGGCCTCGTCCGAAGCGGCGGCCGAGGCCTTGCTGGGAATGCTGCGCGGCAAGTGA
- the grxD gene encoding Grx4 family monothiol glutaredoxin, with translation MSLDPALRSRIETLLSSNRVVLFMKGQPSMPQCGFSAKAVGALNELGVDFAHVNVLADQDIREGIKVYGDWPTIPQLYVDGELVGGSDIILQMAGSGELSELLGVAAPDRTPPSITITDAAAEMLRGALADAPGASLALAIDAQFQPNFQLAPTDPNAIAAESNGLRVQFDLGSARRADGITIDWVDDLRGRGLAIDNPNAPKPVQDLSPRDADDRVRAGGLILVDVRPPEERAAAAVNVPFRTLDGEQRAQLEALPKDTALAFLCHHGGRSAQAAEHFRSLGFTKVHNVVGGIDAWTDQVDGSVPKY, from the coding sequence ATGTCCCTCGACCCCGCCCTGCGCTCCCGTATCGAAACGCTGCTCAGCTCCAACCGCGTCGTGCTGTTCATGAAAGGCCAGCCGAGCATGCCGCAGTGCGGGTTCTCCGCCAAGGCGGTGGGCGCGCTGAACGAGCTCGGCGTCGACTTCGCCCACGTCAACGTGCTGGCCGACCAGGACATCCGCGAGGGCATCAAGGTCTACGGCGACTGGCCGACCATTCCGCAGCTGTATGTGGACGGCGAGCTGGTCGGCGGCAGCGACATCATCCTGCAGATGGCCGGCAGCGGCGAACTGAGCGAACTGTTGGGCGTGGCCGCGCCGGACCGCACGCCGCCCTCGATCACCATCACCGACGCCGCCGCCGAGATGCTGCGCGGCGCGCTGGCCGACGCTCCGGGCGCGAGCCTGGCGCTGGCGATCGACGCGCAGTTCCAGCCGAACTTCCAGCTGGCGCCGACCGATCCCAACGCCATCGCCGCCGAGTCCAACGGTCTGCGCGTGCAGTTCGACCTGGGCAGTGCGCGTCGCGCCGACGGCATCACCATCGACTGGGTGGACGACCTGCGCGGTCGCGGCCTGGCGATCGACAATCCCAACGCGCCCAAGCCGGTGCAGGACCTCAGCCCGCGCGACGCCGACGACCGCGTGCGCGCCGGTGGCCTAATCCTGGTGGATGTGCGCCCGCCGGAAGAGCGCGCGGCGGCGGCGGTCAACGTGCCGTTCCGCACCCTCGACGGCGAGCAGCGTGCGCAACTGGAAGCGCTGCCGAAGGACACCGCCCTGGCCTTCCTGTGCCACCACGGTGGCCGCAGCGCACAGGCGGCCGAGCATTTCCGTTCGCTCGGCTTCACGAAGGTGCACAACGTGGTCGGCGGCATCGACGCCTGGACCGACCAGGTCGACGGCAGCGTGCCAAAGTACTGA
- a CDS encoding flavohemoglobin expression-modulating QEGLA motif protein, which yields MAKRALPTEIRHHAALDARLVKAVRGIRLLALASWPVALQAPFLESVARGQPQLPQVDYHRLDFTDTRRELAAIAQAADPAHPLGAYLQASVHSWDLAAALLEALGTPAVGTYSAQLFGVPDDPMPGHGPTTREAAGHFIRIAQELDRELFSAEEQVPVSATALRLLLQRDLDEFFGARVITVELDPDLLAKAAAGAQRIRLRSGAHFSDYDRAQLFHHEALVHSLTALNGRQQAQLPSLALSSPRTTATQEGLATFAEQITGSIDIARMKRISLRIEAIALARDGADFIEVFRYFDAAGQSPAESFSSAQRVFRGVPTTGGAAFTKDTVYLRGLVSVHTFFRQALQRDRLPLCRWLFAGKMALEDVAAFAPLFESGVLSPPRWLPTWVARASGLAGMLAFSLFANRIRMDQVD from the coding sequence GTGGCCAAGCGCGCACTGCCCACCGAGATCCGCCATCACGCCGCGCTCGATGCGCGGCTGGTCAAGGCGGTGCGCGGCATCCGCCTGCTGGCCCTGGCCAGTTGGCCGGTGGCGCTGCAGGCGCCGTTCCTGGAGAGCGTGGCGCGCGGGCAGCCGCAGCTGCCGCAAGTGGACTACCACAGGCTGGATTTCACCGACACCCGCCGCGAGTTGGCGGCGATCGCCCAGGCCGCCGATCCGGCGCATCCGCTCGGCGCCTATCTGCAGGCCTCGGTGCACAGCTGGGATCTGGCCGCGGCCCTGCTGGAAGCGCTCGGCACGCCGGCGGTGGGCACGTACTCGGCGCAGTTGTTCGGGGTGCCGGACGACCCGATGCCTGGCCACGGTCCCACCACCCGCGAGGCCGCCGGCCACTTCATCCGCATCGCCCAGGAGCTGGACCGCGAGCTGTTCTCGGCCGAGGAACAGGTGCCGGTCTCGGCCACCGCCTTGCGCCTGCTGCTGCAGCGCGACCTCGATGAATTCTTCGGCGCGCGGGTGATCACGGTGGAACTGGATCCGGACCTGCTGGCCAAGGCCGCCGCCGGCGCGCAGCGCATCCGCCTGCGCTCCGGCGCGCACTTCAGCGACTACGACCGCGCGCAACTGTTCCACCACGAGGCGCTGGTGCATTCGCTGACCGCGCTCAACGGCCGGCAACAGGCGCAGTTGCCGAGCCTGGCGCTATCCTCGCCGCGCACGACCGCCACGCAGGAAGGCCTGGCGACCTTCGCCGAGCAGATCACCGGCAGCATCGACATCGCGCGGATGAAGCGGATCAGCCTGCGCATCGAGGCGATCGCGCTGGCACGCGACGGTGCCGACTTCATCGAGGTGTTCCGCTATTTCGATGCGGCCGGCCAGTCGCCGGCGGAGAGTTTCTCCTCGGCGCAGCGGGTGTTCCGCGGCGTGCCGACCACCGGCGGCGCTGCCTTCACCAAGGACACCGTGTACCTGCGCGGGCTGGTGTCGGTGCATACCTTCTTCCGCCAGGCGCTGCAGCGCGATCGGCTGCCGCTGTGCCGCTGGCTGTTCGCCGGCAAGATGGCGCTGGAGGATGTAGCCGCGTTCGCGCCGCTGTTCGAGTCCGGGGTGCTGTCGCCGCCGCGGTGGTTGCCGACGTGGGTGGCACGGGCGAGCGGCTTGGCCGGGATGCTGGCGTTCTCGCTGTTCGCCAACCGCATCCGCATGGACCAGGTGGACTGA
- the rsgA gene encoding ribosome small subunit-dependent GTPase A, protein MTSSPIDFDALRPIGWPWPGLPEEPAWRALFDAHPRARPARVVEQHRTGYVVADAVDTGFKVESLPDWQRPRFPSHERAAVGDWVLLEDTRIVALLPRRTAIKRGAAGEHYHQQVIAANIDTVFIVCGLDADFNPRRIERYLLLVGGGGAAPVVVLTKADLTEYADDALAVLEELAAQSIPLLTVNARQADSVDALRPWLGPGQTAVLVGSSGAGKSTLTNTLLGVQKMRTAAVRATDSRGRHTTTHRALLPLPSGACLIDTPGMRELKPTGEEDLAEGGFADIEALAAQCRFNDCAHLAEPGCAVQAAIERGEIEEARLANYLKLRDEVAGAAGKLAQRQAQNAAAGRSGKPSGGKPGGGKPGGKRPPPRTLRR, encoded by the coding sequence ATGACCTCCTCCCCGATCGACTTCGACGCGTTGCGCCCCATCGGCTGGCCCTGGCCCGGACTGCCCGAGGAGCCGGCCTGGCGCGCGTTGTTCGACGCGCATCCGCGGGCGCGGCCGGCGCGGGTGGTGGAGCAGCACCGCACCGGCTACGTGGTCGCCGACGCGGTGGACACCGGCTTCAAGGTCGAATCGCTGCCGGACTGGCAGCGGCCGCGCTTCCCCAGCCACGAACGCGCCGCGGTCGGCGACTGGGTGTTGCTGGAGGACACGCGCATCGTCGCGTTGCTGCCGCGGCGCACCGCGATCAAGCGCGGCGCCGCCGGCGAGCACTACCACCAGCAGGTGATCGCGGCCAACATCGACACGGTGTTCATCGTCTGCGGCCTGGATGCGGACTTCAACCCGCGCCGGATCGAGCGCTATCTGCTGCTGGTCGGCGGCGGCGGTGCGGCGCCGGTGGTGGTGCTGACCAAGGCCGATCTCACCGAATACGCCGACGACGCGCTGGCGGTGCTGGAGGAACTGGCGGCGCAGTCGATTCCGCTGCTCACGGTCAATGCCCGCCAGGCCGACAGCGTCGACGCGCTGCGGCCGTGGCTCGGGCCGGGGCAGACCGCGGTGCTGGTGGGCTCGTCCGGTGCCGGCAAGTCCACCCTCACCAACACCTTGCTCGGCGTGCAGAAGATGCGCACTGCGGCGGTGCGCGCCACCGACTCGCGCGGCCGCCACACCACCACCCATCGCGCGCTGCTGCCGCTGCCGTCCGGCGCCTGCCTGATCGACACCCCCGGGATGCGCGAACTCAAGCCCACCGGCGAGGAGGACCTGGCCGAAGGCGGCTTCGCCGACATCGAGGCGTTGGCCGCGCAATGCCGCTTCAACGATTGCGCGCACCTGGCCGAGCCGGGCTGCGCGGTGCAGGCGGCGATCGAGCGCGGCGAGATCGAGGAGGCGCGGTTGGCCAATTACCTGAAGCTGCGCGACGAGGTCGCTGGCGCCGCCGGCAAGCTGGCGCAGCGCCAGGCGCAGAACGCGGCCGCCGGCCGCAGCGGCAAGCCCAGCGGCGGCAAACCGGGCGGCGGCAAACCAGGTGGCAAGCGGCCGCCACCGCGCACCCTGCGCCGCTGA
- a CDS encoding polysaccharide deacetylase family protein, with the protein MASWGMTVPETLHRIPRHPYRWLPWALASQVLVAALWWAYGWRVGLPALLLSHAALVLPVFLPRARLYAPVLDRLPGSAPQVWLTIDDGPSDDTAAILDLLDRYQAKATFFLVGARAAARPQLVREILRRGHGIGNHSQHHPQAWFWALGPRRMAQEIGQAQQTLAAIAGTAPRWYRSVVGMTNPFVAAPLRRHGLTRVAWSARGFDGVRCDPAVTVARIARDLRPGAIVLLHEGAAHGHNPAIVEGVLQAMRERGLGSALPG; encoded by the coding sequence ATGGCATCATGGGGCATGACAGTTCCGGAAACGCTGCATCGCATCCCGCGCCACCCGTATCGCTGGCTGCCCTGGGCGCTGGCCTCGCAGGTGCTGGTGGCGGCGCTGTGGTGGGCCTACGGTTGGCGGGTCGGGCTGCCGGCGCTGCTGCTGTCGCACGCAGCGCTGGTGCTGCCGGTGTTCCTGCCGCGGGCGCGGCTGTACGCGCCGGTGCTGGACCGCCTGCCCGGCAGCGCGCCGCAGGTGTGGCTGACCATCGACGACGGCCCCTCCGACGACACCGCGGCGATCCTGGACCTGCTCGATCGCTATCAGGCCAAGGCCACCTTTTTCCTGGTCGGCGCCCGCGCCGCCGCGCGCCCGCAGCTGGTGCGCGAGATCCTGCGCCGCGGCCACGGCATCGGCAACCACAGCCAGCACCATCCGCAAGCCTGGTTCTGGGCCCTGGGGCCGCGGCGCATGGCGCAGGAAATCGGCCAGGCGCAGCAGACGCTGGCGGCGATCGCCGGCACCGCGCCGCGCTGGTACCGCTCGGTGGTGGGCATGACCAATCCCTTCGTCGCCGCACCGCTGCGCCGGCATGGCCTGACCCGGGTGGCCTGGAGCGCGCGCGGATTCGATGGCGTGCGCTGCGACCCCGCGGTCACCGTCGCGCGCATCGCCCGCGACCTGCGGCCCGGCGCCATCGTGCTGCTGCACGAAGGCGCGGCGCACGGGCACAACCCGGCGATCGTGGAAGGCGTGTTGCAGGCGATGCGCGAGCGCGGCCTCGGCAGCGCATTGCCGGGCTAG
- a CDS encoding SGNH/GDSL hydrolase family protein: MNASISAPQHHAHLRYLALGDSYTIGEGVDADGRWPMQLAAALRRDGIALADPQIIATTGWTTDELDAGIDAAAPQGPFDLVTLLIGVNNQYRGYPLDDYRAQFDALLQRAIAFADARPQRVLAVSIPDWGVTAFAQPPAHDPARIAVQIDAFNAAAQACCAARAVRFVDITGCSRDGGGAPAMLAADGLHPSTAMYARWTALLLPAARDALA; encoded by the coding sequence ATGAACGCATCCATTTCGGCGCCCCAGCACCACGCGCACTTGCGTTACCTGGCGCTCGGCGATTCCTACACGATCGGCGAAGGCGTTGACGCCGACGGACGCTGGCCGATGCAACTGGCCGCGGCGCTGCGCCGCGACGGCATTGCCCTGGCCGATCCGCAGATCATCGCCACCACCGGCTGGACCACCGACGAACTGGACGCCGGCATCGATGCAGCCGCGCCGCAGGGACCGTTCGACCTGGTGACGCTGCTGATCGGCGTCAACAACCAGTACCGGGGCTATCCGCTCGACGACTACCGCGCGCAGTTCGACGCGCTGCTGCAGCGCGCGATTGCCTTCGCCGACGCGCGGCCGCAGCGGGTGCTGGCGGTGTCGATCCCGGACTGGGGCGTGACCGCCTTCGCACAGCCGCCCGCGCACGATCCGGCGCGCATCGCCGTGCAGATCGATGCCTTCAACGCTGCCGCGCAGGCCTGCTGCGCCGCACGCGCGGTGCGCTTCGTCGACATCACCGGTTGCAGCCGCGATGGCGGTGGCGCTCCGGCGATGCTGGCGGCCGACGGGCTGCATCCCTCGACGGCAATGTATGCGCGCTGGACCGCGCTGCTGTTGCCGGCGGCCCGCGATGCGTTAGCCTAA
- a CDS encoding methyltransferase domain-containing protein codes for MTRPQALAIARAFLPTHPLGNRYDYYYTRTKLRTDPLYPGVLAALRGTDAPVLDLGCGLGLLAHALRADGQRQRYHGVDIDAAKIRRAAAIAARNGLQDTQFAVVDLGQSWPEHHGSVAILDVLQYLDRDMQSNLIRSVARMLTPGAKLVIRSGLGDASGRGRTSRITDVLAHLAGWMQELPKAYPTRDSLQAQLDDAGLRASFAPLYGNTPFNNWLIVAEPR; via the coding sequence ATGACCCGCCCGCAGGCCCTGGCCATCGCCCGTGCCTTCCTGCCCACGCATCCGCTGGGCAACCGCTACGACTACTACTACACGCGCACCAAGCTGCGCACCGATCCGCTGTACCCCGGTGTGCTCGCCGCGCTGCGCGGCACCGACGCGCCGGTGCTGGACCTGGGCTGCGGGTTGGGTCTGCTCGCGCACGCGCTGCGCGCCGACGGCCAGCGCCAGCGCTACCACGGCGTGGACATCGATGCGGCCAAGATCCGCCGCGCCGCGGCCATCGCCGCGCGCAACGGACTGCAGGACACGCAGTTCGCGGTCGTCGACCTGGGCCAGTCCTGGCCCGAGCACCACGGCAGCGTCGCGATCCTGGACGTGCTGCAGTACCTTGACCGCGACATGCAGTCCAACCTGATCCGCAGCGTGGCGCGAATGCTCACGCCCGGCGCCAAGCTGGTGATCCGCAGTGGCCTGGGCGATGCCAGCGGCCGCGGCCGCACCAGCCGCATCACCGACGTGCTCGCGCACCTGGCCGGCTGGATGCAGGAGCTGCCCAAGGCCTACCCCACCCGCGACAGCCTGCAGGCCCAGCTCGACGACGCCGGCCTGCGCGCCAGCTTCGCGCCGCTGTACGGCAATACGCCGTTCAACAACTGGTTGATCGTGGCGGAACCGCGCTGA
- a CDS encoding pyridoxal phosphate-dependent aminotransferase, whose translation MPTLPIKPLAIRERLSEVRYEIRGELARRARELEAQGRKLIKLNIGNPGAFGFRAPEHLQRAIADDMGRTDPYTHQQGLPEAREAIAAAYARRQHPDAHPDRIFVGNGVSELIDLSLRALLNPGDEVLVPSPDYPLWSAATILNDGRPVYYRCAPENGFQPDPVEIETLVSSRTRAIVLINPNNPSGASYSRALLEKIVAIAVKHNLLLMVDEIYDQVLYDAAEFVSVAPLAGAHPCISFGGLSKVHRACGWRVGWALLSGDAERVGDFRNAMDLLGALRLCANVPGQFAIDAAVNGPDTISPLCAPGGRLYETRRAVIEACAASEHLSLVQPAGALYAFPAVVGPAARGFDDHAFALELMEQEGVLVVPGSSFNVPYRHHFRVTLLPEAATMREVFARIDRVLARRAEDATKVVPLKPRAAVGR comes from the coding sequence ATGCCCACCCTGCCGATCAAGCCGCTCGCGATCCGCGAACGCCTGTCCGAAGTCCGCTACGAAATCCGCGGCGAACTGGCACGGCGAGCCCGCGAGCTGGAGGCCCAGGGGCGCAAGCTGATCAAGCTCAACATCGGCAATCCCGGCGCGTTCGGCTTCCGTGCCCCGGAACATCTGCAGCGCGCCATCGCCGACGACATGGGCCGCACCGATCCCTACACCCACCAGCAGGGCCTGCCGGAGGCGCGCGAGGCGATCGCCGCGGCCTACGCCCGGCGCCAGCACCCGGACGCGCACCCGGACCGCATCTTCGTCGGCAACGGCGTCAGCGAGCTGATCGACCTGTCGCTGCGTGCGCTGCTCAACCCGGGCGACGAAGTGCTGGTGCCCTCGCCGGACTACCCGCTGTGGTCGGCCGCCACCATCCTCAACGACGGCCGCCCGGTGTACTACCGCTGCGCGCCGGAGAACGGCTTCCAGCCCGACCCGGTGGAGATCGAGACGCTGGTGTCCTCGCGCACCCGCGCCATCGTGCTGATCAACCCGAACAACCCCAGCGGCGCCAGCTACTCGCGTGCGTTGCTGGAGAAGATCGTCGCCATCGCGGTCAAGCACAACCTGCTGCTGATGGTCGACGAGATCTACGACCAAGTGCTGTACGACGCTGCGGAATTCGTGTCGGTGGCGCCGCTGGCCGGCGCGCATCCGTGCATCAGCTTCGGCGGCCTGAGCAAGGTGCACCGCGCCTGCGGCTGGCGCGTGGGCTGGGCGCTGCTGTCCGGCGACGCCGAGCGCGTCGGCGATTTCCGCAACGCCATGGACCTGCTGGGCGCGCTGCGCCTGTGCGCCAACGTCCCCGGCCAGTTCGCGATCGATGCCGCGGTCAACGGCCCGGACACGATCTCGCCGCTGTGCGCGCCGGGCGGGCGCCTGTACGAAACCCGCCGCGCGGTGATCGAGGCCTGCGCGGCCAGCGAGCACCTGTCGCTGGTGCAGCCGGCCGGCGCGCTGTACGCGTTCCCGGCCGTGGTCGGCCCCGCCGCGCGTGGGTTCGACGATCACGCCTTCGCCCTGGAACTGATGGAACAGGAAGGCGTGCTGGTGGTGCCAGGCTCCAGCTTCAACGTGCCCTACCGGCACCATTTCCGCGTCACCCTGCTGCCGGAGGCGGCCACGATGCGCGAGGTGTTCGCGCGCATCGACCGGGTGCTGGCGCGGCGTGCCGAGGACGCCACCAAGGTGGTGCCGCTGAAGCCGCGGGCGGCTGTGGGGCGGTGA